One segment of Tamlana crocina DNA contains the following:
- a CDS encoding rhomboid family intramembrane serine protease, which translates to MGNIDVITIILIAANVIISYKGFQDYSFFEKYKFNVGAVKRGEQIRMFSSGFLHADMQHLLFNMLTLYFFAGVVITLLNTTQFVLIYLGSLLLGNLLSLYFHKNEYHYSAVGASGAVSGVIYAAILLRPDMSLYLFFIPIPIPAYVFGIGYLLYSIYGMKNRIGNIGHDAHFGGAIGGYVITLILSPWLFQTNLLMVVLLAIPIVLLFVLKKMGKM; encoded by the coding sequence ATGGGCAACATAGATGTCATTACCATAATTTTGATTGCAGCGAACGTCATCATTTCGTATAAAGGATTCCAGGATTACTCATTTTTTGAAAAGTATAAATTCAACGTGGGGGCGGTAAAACGCGGAGAACAGATCCGAATGTTCAGTTCGGGATTTTTACATGCCGATATGCAGCATTTACTGTTCAATATGCTAACGCTCTACTTTTTTGCCGGTGTGGTTATTACTTTGTTAAACACCACGCAGTTTGTTTTAATTTATCTGGGCAGTTTGTTGTTGGGTAATTTGTTGTCGTTATACTTCCATAAAAACGAATACCATTACAGCGCCGTTGGTGCCAGTGGAGCCGTTTCTGGGGTTATTTACGCCGCTATATTATTGCGTCCGGATATGAGTTTGTACTTGTTTTTTATCCCCATCCCCATCCCGGCGTATGTGTTTGGCATCGGTTATTTACTGTACTCCATTTACGGTATGAAAAACCGTATTGGCAATATTGGGCATGATGCGCATTTTGGAGGTGCCATTGGTGGTTACGTAATTACTTTAATTCTTTCGCCGTGGCTGTTCCAAACCAATTTGTTGATGGTGGTGTTGTTGGCCATTCCCATCGTTTTACTTTTTGTTTTGAAGAAAATGGGGAAGATGTAA
- the lon gene encoding endopeptidase La, protein MKKSNIMNLDSLSLQEFDENAELIPLMTPEDEEAINNEELPETLPILSLRNTVLFPGVVIPITAGRDQSIKLINDANKGGKVIGVVAQKDENVEKPTAKDIHPTGTVARILRVLKMPDGNVTVIIQGKKRFQVAEVITEEPYMNATIRDIPEARPAQKNKEFSAIIESIKDLALDIIKESPNIPSEASFAIKNIESNSFLVNFVSSNMNLSVDEKQELLEINDLKERALATLKYMNVEFQKLELKNDIQSKVQMDMSQQQREYFLHQQMKTIQEELGGVSHDTEIEEMRIAAQEKNWDEKVAKHFEKEIAKMQRMNPQVAEYSIQRNYLELFLDLPWNEFSEDKFDLKRAMKILNRDHFGLEDVKRRIIEYLAVLKLRNDMKSPILCLYGPPGVGKTSLGKSIAEALGREYVRMSLGGLRDEAEIRGHRKTYIGAMPGRIIQSLKKAGTSNPVFVLDEIDKLSNSHQGDPSSAMLEVLDPEQNSEFYDNFLEMGYDLSKVMFIATSNSLSTIQPALLDRMEIINVTGYTIEEKVEIAKQHLLPKQLKEHGLSSKDLKIGKPQLEKIVEGYTRESGVRGLEKQIAKMVRFAAKNIAMEEEYNIKVTNEDIVEVLGGPKLERDKYENNNVAGVVTGLAWTRVGGDILFIESILSKGKGAMTVTGNLGKVMKESATIAMEYIKSNAEEFGIDPTAFDKYNVHIHVPEGATPKDGPSAGVTMLTSLVSLFTQKKVKKSIAMTGEITLRGKVLPVGGIKEKILAAKRARIKEILLCEDNRRDIEEIKPEYLKGLTFHYVSDMSEVIELALTNQKVKNAKNI, encoded by the coding sequence ATGAAGAAATCGAATATCATGAATCTTGACAGTTTGTCATTGCAGGAGTTTGACGAAAATGCAGAATTGATTCCGTTAATGACACCCGAAGATGAAGAAGCCATAAATAACGAAGAGTTGCCCGAAACCTTGCCTATTTTATCGTTACGAAATACGGTGTTGTTTCCCGGCGTGGTCATTCCTATTACCGCCGGTCGCGACCAATCCATAAAACTGATTAACGACGCCAACAAGGGCGGAAAGGTAATTGGCGTAGTGGCCCAAAAAGATGAAAATGTAGAAAAACCTACAGCAAAAGACATCCACCCAACCGGAACGGTGGCTCGTATTTTAAGGGTTTTAAAAATGCCCGATGGCAATGTTACCGTGATAATTCAGGGAAAAAAACGCTTTCAAGTGGCCGAGGTCATTACCGAAGAGCCTTACATGAATGCCACGATTAGGGACATCCCCGAAGCAAGGCCCGCACAAAAAAATAAGGAGTTTAGCGCGATTATCGAATCGATTAAGGATTTGGCTTTGGATATCATTAAGGAAAGTCCAAATATTCCAAGTGAAGCCTCTTTCGCCATAAAAAACATTGAAAGCAATTCGTTTTTGGTGAATTTTGTGTCGTCGAATATGAACCTTTCGGTGGATGAAAAGCAAGAACTTTTAGAAATCAACGATTTAAAAGAGCGTGCTTTGGCGACTTTAAAATATATGAATGTTGAGTTCCAGAAATTGGAATTGAAAAACGATATTCAATCGAAGGTGCAAATGGATATGAGCCAACAGCAACGTGAATATTTCCTGCACCAGCAAATGAAAACCATCCAAGAAGAATTGGGGGGGGTAAGCCACGATACCGAAATTGAGGAAATGCGTATCGCAGCCCAGGAAAAAAACTGGGACGAAAAAGTAGCCAAGCATTTTGAAAAGGAAATAGCCAAAATGCAACGTATGAATCCGCAGGTGGCTGAATATTCCATTCAACGTAACTATTTAGAGCTGTTTTTGGATTTGCCTTGGAACGAGTTTAGCGAAGATAAATTCGACTTAAAACGCGCCATGAAAATCCTGAATCGCGACCATTTTGGTTTGGAAGACGTAAAAAGACGCATCATTGAATATCTAGCGGTATTGAAACTGCGAAACGATATGAAATCACCTATTTTGTGCCTTTATGGGCCTCCGGGTGTGGGTAAAACGTCGTTGGGAAAATCTATTGCCGAAGCTTTGGGGCGTGAATATGTGCGTATGTCGTTGGGCGGATTGCGAGATGAAGCCGAAATTCGTGGGCACCGAAAAACATATATTGGGGCGATGCCGGGGCGTATCATCCAAAGTCTAAAAAAAGCGGGCACATCAAACCCCGTGTTTGTATTGGATGAAATCGATAAACTTTCCAATTCGCATCAAGGCGATCCGTCGTCAGCGATGTTAGAAGTATTGGATCCCGAGCAAAACAGTGAGTTTTACGACAATTTCTTAGAAATGGGCTACGACCTCTCTAAAGTGATGTTTATTGCCACTTCAAATAGCTTATCGACTATTCAGCCGGCATTGCTCGACCGAATGGAAATTATAAACGTAACGGGCTATACCATTGAAGAAAAGGTTGAAATTGCCAAGCAGCACTTGTTGCCAAAGCAGTTGAAAGAGCACGGATTGTCTTCCAAAGATCTAAAAATTGGTAAGCCACAATTGGAAAAAATTGTTGAAGGCTACACGCGCGAATCGGGTGTTCGTGGTTTGGAAAAGCAAATTGCCAAAATGGTACGTTTTGCGGCCAAAAACATTGCCATGGAAGAGGAATACAATATTAAAGTAACCAACGAAGATATTGTTGAAGTTTTAGGCGGACCAAAATTGGAGCGCGATAAATACGAAAACAATAATGTGGCTGGCGTGGTAACAGGTTTGGCTTGGACCCGTGTTGGTGGTGATATTCTGTTTATCGAATCCATTTTATCAAAAGGAAAAGGAGCGATGACCGTTACCGGAAATTTAGGTAAAGTGATGAAGGAATCGGCTACCATTGCCATGGAATACATCAAATCGAACGCCGAGGAATTTGGTATCGACCCAACAGCATTCGATAAATACAATGTACACATCCACGTGCCTGAAGGCGCTACGCCAAAGGACGGGCCAAGTGCAGGGGTAACGATGTTAACCTCGTTGGTATCATTGTTCACACAGAAGAAAGTGAAGAAGAGCATCGCCATGACAGGCGAAATTACCCTTCGAGGAAAAGTGCTTCCCGTTGGTGGTATCAAAGAAAAGATTTTGGCGGCCAAGCGAGCCAGAATCAAAGAAATTTTATTGTGTGAAGATAACCGCCGCGATATTGAGGAAATCAAACCAGAGTATTTAAAAGGTTTGACGTTCCATTATGTATCCGATATGAGTGAGGTCATAGAATTAGCCCTTACTAACCAAAAGGTTAAAAACGCCAAGAATATTTAA
- the porQ gene encoding type IX secretion system protein PorQ, which produces MLKPFVLFFSLTLTTLAWAQVGGEHTYQFLNLVSSPRQAALGGKVLTNVDYDVTQALFNPATINIEMDNQLALNYTSYLGGIGYGTAAYAYTVDRRTQTFHGGITYINYGSFEGYDEDGNSTGTFSGSETALSLGYATQIGYSNFYFGGNLKLITSKLEQYGSFGTAVDLGLIYINEYLDFNAALVVRNLGSQITTYAGLNEPLPFEVAFGMSQLMENVPIRWHVTLDNLQEWPISRPNPARTTSDLSGNSTEEKIGFIGQVIRHTIVGAEIFPEGGFNIRLGYNFRRGEDLRILDQRNFSGLSAGISIKMNKMRFSYTHAKYTSAANSNFFGLQIDLQ; this is translated from the coding sequence ATGCTGAAACCATTCGTCTTATTTTTTAGCCTCACATTAACCACTTTAGCTTGGGCACAGGTTGGGGGAGAGCATACCTATCAGTTTTTGAATTTGGTATCGTCGCCCCGTCAAGCAGCTTTGGGCGGAAAGGTTTTAACTAATGTGGACTACGATGTTACGCAAGCCCTATTTAATCCAGCGACCATAAATATTGAAATGGATAACCAGTTGGCGTTGAATTACACCAGTTATTTGGGCGGTATTGGTTACGGAACGGCCGCTTATGCTTATACCGTTGACAGGCGTACACAAACCTTCCATGGTGGCATCACTTACATTAATTATGGTTCATTTGAAGGTTATGATGAGGACGGAAATTCAACAGGAACGTTCAGCGGAAGCGAAACGGCACTGTCATTGGGTTATGCTACTCAAATCGGCTATTCCAATTTTTATTTCGGAGGGAACTTAAAACTCATCACTTCAAAACTGGAGCAGTATGGCTCCTTTGGTACGGCGGTCGATTTGGGTTTGATTTATATTAATGAATATCTGGATTTTAATGCCGCTTTGGTGGTTCGGAATTTGGGATCGCAGATTACAACATACGCAGGACTTAATGAGCCTTTGCCTTTCGAGGTAGCTTTTGGCATGTCGCAACTTATGGAAAATGTGCCCATCCGTTGGCATGTTACTTTAGATAATTTACAGGAATGGCCCATTTCCAGACCAAACCCAGCACGAACTACCAGTGATTTGTCTGGAAATTCAACCGAAGAAAAAATTGGATTTATTGGTCAGGTGATTCGCCATACTATTGTTGGTGCTGAAATTTTTCCCGAGGGTGGATTCAATATCCGTTTAGGATATAATTTTAGACGCGGCGAGGATTTACGTATTTTAGACCAACGTAATTTTTCGGGGCTTTCGGCAGGTATTTCCATAAAAATGAATAAAATGCGTTTTAGTTATACGCATGCCAAATATACCAGCGCCGCCAATTCGAATTTCTTTGGTCTGCAGATTGATTTGCAGTAG